The genomic stretch ACGGGAGAGTTGCCGTCTTTCTGGACCTCTACGGCAACGCATGGGATCTCTTGGAACCTTCAGGACGCGATGCATGCTCGGCGCACCGCCACCGATACGCCACCCCTCGCGGAGACGCGCCAGAAACACCCTAAGGCGTCAAGAATCGGTGAAGTAGCTCCGCTTCCTGTCGAATCAGGGCGCTAACGGGTATGCACCGGCCTTCCTCCCGAACGTTCATTCGGGACGCAGTCTTGTCTTCGGATACCCGTGATTCCCCTCGATCGCCATGAAAGTGTCCAACCAACTTCGCCTCCTCGTCGCAGTGCCCTTGTGCGGCGCAGTCCTCGTCGGTCTCTTCGGTTCGCGCAGCGTGCGCGACACCAGCCTCGGCCTGCGTACCGTCTATTACGATCGTGTGCTGCCGCTCGCTCAGTTGAAGTCCATCTCCGACGCCTACGCCGTGGCGATCATCGACGCCGTCAACAAAGCCGAGGCCGGTCTGGTCGACGGAGCACAGGCGTTGCTGGGACTCGAAGAAGCAAGCGACGTCATCCACCGCAACTGGGACGCCTACCGCGCGACGACACTCACCCCTGAAGAGGCGTCGATCGCCGAAGAAGCAGTACACCTCTTCCGGGCCGCCGACGCGGCGACCGAACAACTACGCAACTTTCTCGCCGCCAATCCGGGCTCCCTACGCGGAAAGATGGCGGCCTTCGACGGCCCACTCTACGCCGCGATCGATCCCATCAGCGAAAAGATCACCGAACTCATCGACCTGCAGCTCCGCGTCGCAGCCGCGGAAAACGCCGCCGCGGAAGCGCGCTACTCGCGCACTCAGAAAGCCATCTTCGCACTCGTCGGCCTCGCCACCCTGATCTCGATCGCTCTCGGCACGTGGCGCGCCCGCGCAATCACGCGTCCCCTAGACAAGGCCGTCGGCTTCGCCCAAAAAGTCGCCGCAGGAGATCTCACCTCGAGCCTGAACATCGACTCCCGAGACGAAATCGGTCAGCTCGCCCAAGCCATGAACACGATGGCGTCCAGCCTCCGCGAGGCGGTCACGCAGATCGCGCGCAACGCACAGGCTCTCGGTGCTTCGTCCACCGAACTGAGCGCCGTCTCCACTCAAGTCCGGACCAACGCGGAAGCCACGTCCGGCCAGGCCGACTCCGTCGCGAGCGCCGCCGAGCAAGTGAGCAAGAGCGTAGCCACGGTCGCCACCGCAGCCGAGGAAATGACCGCGTCGATCCGCGAGATCGCACAACAAGCCGGCGAGGCCTCCAAAGTCGCCGGTCGCGCCTCCGAAGCAGCCACCAGAGCCAATCACACGATCACACGGTTGGGTTCTTCGAGCGCGGAGATCGGAGCCGTGATCAAGGCCATCACCTCGATCGCGGAGCAGACCAATCTCCTCGCCCTCAACGCCACGATCGAAGCAGCGCGCGCAGGAGAAGCGGGCAAAGGATTCGCCGTCGTCGCCAGCGAGGTGAAGGAACTTGCGCGCCAAACCGCCGCAGCCACCGAAGACATTCGCTCGCGCGTCCAAAGCATCCAAGGGGACAGCGGAGCCGCCGTCGACGCGATCGGCGAAATCACCGAGGTGATCGCTCAAATCGATCGCTACCAATCCGTGATCGCATCCTCGGTCGAAGAACAAGCCGCGACCATGAACGAGATCTCCAACAACTCGTCCGAGGCCGCACGCGGCAGTGCCGAGATCGCGTCGAGCATCCACGCCGTTTCTTCCGCTGCGGGAAGCTCTCGGGAGGCAGCGACCCATACGGAAACATCCGCCGTCGAACTGTCGCACCTCGCGGAACAACTCAACGGTGTCGTGGGCCGCTTCGAAATCTCGGAAGGCTCCGCGTTCTCGTCGAGGCCTTCGATCGACATCCCGCCGACCCGTACCGGCGGCCTACGCCGCAAAGGGACACAGGCGAGGCGCGAGACACTCGCCGCCGCCTGAAGCGCACGCTCGATCACAACGTGACCGGCTCGGCCGCAAGACGCTCCGAGCCGAAGGTCATCTCCCAGGCGATGCCGAGCCCCCAACTCGGCTTGCGCGCTTGATACGCGTATTCACGCGGCCACGACAGCCCCGCGAGGATCTCCAGCGCCAGCCAAGGACGAAACACCGACTTGCGGTAGACGCACTTCACTCCGAACTCCTGCACCGGCACTTCCAAATCGGTGTCGCCTTCGATCTCGAACTGCACCGTGATCGAACGCATCCGGCCCAGCGCTCGGATCGCGGTGAGTTGCGAGTTGAAACGCACGCCGTCGTGCGCCTCGGAAACGACGACCGTTCCGCCCCAGCGCACCATGAACCGGTCGCTCCAGATCTGCTCGTACTCGGCCCGCGAGGTCAGACCGAACTTCTCGCTCGCCTGATAGAAGACCGTCTCGCGAACCGTGAACGCCGCGCTCTCGTTCAACTTCCACCGGTGCTGGTAAGAGGCCTTCACGTAGGGATCCAGATTGCCCGACTTGAACCGCAAACCCGCGCTCGCGCTGAAGTCGCCACCGCCGCTGCCCGGCCGACGATACAGAAAGCCCGCGAGCGTCTCGTCCTCTTGTCCACCGGCGCGCCGAAACGGGAACACGTCGTCGCCCTCCCGACGATCGGTCACGAAGTCGTCCCGATCGAAACGGCCGATGAAGAGATTCACTCGCTCGTTGACTTGTGGCGTGGGCAGATCGACGCGAAACCGCACCTTCGGCTCCCACCCGTCCCACTCGTCCCAAAGCAAACCGACCGCCAACCGCCCGGACGCTTCTTCGTATACATCCTGTGGATACGGCTCCCCTGCCCATCCGTCGATCGTCCGC from Opitutales bacterium ASA1 encodes the following:
- a CDS encoding methyl-accepting chemotaxis protein; protein product: MKVSNQLRLLVAVPLCGAVLVGLFGSRSVRDTSLGLRTVYYDRVLPLAQLKSISDAYAVAIIDAVNKAEAGLVDGAQALLGLEEASDVIHRNWDAYRATTLTPEEASIAEEAVHLFRAADAATEQLRNFLAANPGSLRGKMAAFDGPLYAAIDPISEKITELIDLQLRVAAAENAAAEARYSRTQKAIFALVGLATLISIALGTWRARAITRPLDKAVGFAQKVAAGDLTSSLNIDSRDEIGQLAQAMNTMASSLREAVTQIARNAQALGASSTELSAVSTQVRTNAEATSGQADSVASAAEQVSKSVATVATAAEEMTASIREIAQQAGEASKVAGRASEAATRANHTITRLGSSSAEIGAVIKAITSIAEQTNLLALNATIEAARAGEAGKGFAVVASEVKELARQTAAATEDIRSRVQSIQGDSGAAVDAIGEITEVIAQIDRYQSVIASSVEEQAATMNEISNNSSEAARGSAEIASSIHAVSSAAGSSREAATHTETSAVELSHLAEQLNGVVGRFEISEGSAFSSRPSIDIPPTRTGGLRRKGTQARRETLAAA